A single genomic interval of Spirosoma linguale DSM 74 harbors:
- a CDS encoding CMP/dCMP deaminase zinc-binding protein (PFAM: CMP/dCMP deaminase zinc-binding~KEGG: pna:Pnap_1997 CMP/dCMP deaminase, zinc- binding) — protein sequence MPDDYFMEIALTLAEEAADNGEIPVGAIVVCRNRIIAKARNQTEQLKDVTAHAEIMAITSATQYLGSKYLPDCTMYVTLEPCVMCAGALFWAQLGRLVIGAADARRGYSRVETNLLHPKTRVETGVLAEESQALLAKFFTRLRT from the coding sequence ATGCCCGACGACTACTTTATGGAAATAGCGCTGACGCTGGCGGAAGAAGCCGCCGATAACGGCGAAATTCCCGTTGGCGCCATTGTTGTTTGTCGGAACCGAATCATTGCCAAAGCGCGCAACCAAACGGAGCAGTTAAAGGATGTAACAGCCCATGCTGAGATCATGGCGATTACATCAGCTACGCAATACCTGGGCAGTAAATACCTGCCAGACTGCACCATGTACGTAACACTGGAACCTTGTGTCATGTGCGCCGGTGCGTTATTCTGGGCGCAGCTCGGCCGACTCGTTATAGGAGCAGCTGATGCCAGGCGAGGATACAGCCGTGTGGAAACGAATCTGTTACACCCGAAAACCAGAGTCGAAACCGGCGTTTTGGCCGAAGAAAGTCAGGCTTTGCTCGCTAAGTTTTTTACACGCTTAAGAACATAA